In Oreochromis aureus strain Israel breed Guangdong linkage group 15, ZZ_aureus, whole genome shotgun sequence, a single genomic region encodes these proteins:
- the slc5a5 gene encoding sodium/iodide cotransporter isoform X2 has product MKGQSARLFHALKKRKREASADDFFTGGRSMPAIPVGLSLCASFMSAVQVLGVPSEGFRYGFKFLYMCLGQSINSLLTAYLFLPVFFRLGITSTNQYLRMRFGRGMQLLGSIQFLVATLLYTGIVIYAPALILNQATGLNIWASLFSTGLICTLYTTLGGIKAVVWTDVFQIIVMLFGFVAIYIQGTVLVGGPAQVLRIANNGSRINFHDFSFDPRHRYTFWSLSVGGALVWLSMYGVNQAQVQRYISCRSERAAQWALFVNQVGLCLIVSSAATCGIVMFAFYNTCDPLKSGRISKPDLLMPYFVLDIFQNYPGFPGLFLACAYSGTLSTASTSINAMAAVTMEDILHPYLLHMTQKKLMLVSRGLSLLYGAGCIMVAALSSLLNWGVLQGSFTVMGVVSGPLLGVFILGIFFPAANKLGAFTGILAGFCVSMWLAVGSTLYPPSEETMGVLPSLAGDCESINTTQSSIPIKDQHSVSTPLRPNNQGGLLNFYSMSYLYFGAMATSSVVLVGVIVSYATGRTKRENIKEGLLWWDLKKKKVEGPSKKREGDKVSEELQCVSLMKMDKQDE; this is encoded by the exons ATGAAAGGCCAGTCTGCTA GACTTTTCCATGCCCTGAAGAAAAGGAAGAGGGAAGCATCTGCTGACGACTTCTTCACTGGGGGCCGGAGCATGCCAGCAATTCCTGTTGGCTTGTCTCTCTGTGCCAGCTTCATGTCAGCAGTCCAGGTTCTGGGTGTTCCTTCTGAAGGTTTTCGCTATGGCTTCAAATTCCTCTACATGTGCCTCGGACAAAGCATCAACTCCCTGCTGACAGCTTACCTGTTCCTGCCGGTTTTCTTTCGACTGGGCATCACCAGCACCAATCAG TATCTGAGGATGAGATTTGGCAGAGGGATGCAGCTGCTGGGGAGCATTCAGTTTCTCGTTGCCACG ctgctttaCACAGGGATTGTCATCTACGCACCAGCTTTAATTCTGAATCAAG CTACTGGACTCAACATATGGGCATCCCTGTTTTCTACTGGGCTCATCTGCACCTTGTACACCACACTG GGTGGAATCAAAGCTGTGGTCTGGACTGATGTATTTcagatcattgtcatgttgtTTGGCTTTGTGGCCATTTACATCCAAGGCACAGTTCTGGTTGGTGGTCCGGCACAAGTACTGAGGATTGCAAACAATGGATCACGCATTAATTTTCATga TTTTAGCTTTGATCCACGGCATCGCTACACATTCTGGAGCCTTTCTGTTGGGGGTGCATTGGTTTGGCTGTCCATGTACGGAGTGAACCAAGCACAAGTCCAGCGATACATCTCCTGCCGATCAGAGAGAGCAGCCCAGTG GGCACTGTTTGTGAACCAAGTGGGTCTGTGCCTCATTGTGAGCAGTGCAGCAACCTGCGGCATCGTCATGTTTGCTTTTTACAACACGTGTGATCCACTGAAATCTGGGAGGATTTCTAAACCTGACCTG CTTATGCCGTACTTTGTGCTGGACATATTCCAAAATTACCCGGGCTTCCCAGGTCTTTTCCTCGCCTGTGCATACAGTGGGACCTTGAG TACGGCTTCCACAAGCATCAATGCCATGGCTGCGGTGACGATGGAGGATATCCTGCACCCCTATCTGCTTCACATGACACAGAAGAAACTGATGCTGGTTTCCAGAGGACTGT CACTCCTGTACGGCGCTGGTTGTATCATGGTGGCTGCGCTCTCCTCCCTCCTGAACTGGGGAGTTCTTCAG GGATCATTTACTGTCATGGGTGTGGTCAGCGGCCCATTACTTGGAGTGTTCATTTTGGGAATATTTTTCCCAGCAGCAAACAAGCTG GGGGCATTCACAGGGATATTAGCTGGCTTCTGTGTCTCTATGTGGCTAGCTGTAGGTTCAACTCTGTATCCACCCAGTGAGGAGACCATGGGTGTCCTGCCCAGCTTAGCAGGTGACTGTGAATCCATAAACACCACCCAGAGCAGTATACCTATCAAGGACCAGCACTCTGTCTCCACCCCGCTTCGCCCCAATAACCAGGG GGGCCTGTTAAACTTCTACTCCATGTCCTACCTCTACTTTGGCGCCATGGCAACTAGTTCAGTTGTACTAGTCGGTGTAATTGTGAGCTACGCAACAG GCCGAACAAAGAGGGAGAACATTAAAGAAGGTTTGTTATGGTGGgacctgaaaaagaagaaagtggAGGGTCCATCAAAAAAAAGA gaggGAGACAAAGTGTCAGAAGAACTACAGTGTGTGTCTTTGATGAAGATGGACAAGCAGGACGAATGA
- the ccdc124 gene encoding coiled-coil domain-containing protein 124, giving the protein MPKKFQGENSKAATARARKAEAKAVADARRKQQEEDALWQETDKHVLKKEQRKDDKEKKRLELLERKKENQRLLDEENARLKGRSQQGAGSGGKMTRAQIEETLRNEQQQQEQDQLKPKEKSHLETPLEENVNRVIPEEGTVEARTIEDAIAVLSVGPEDLDRHPERRMKAAFSAYEQANMPRLKQENPNMRLSQLKQQLKKEWAKAPENPLNQRFSTYNTK; this is encoded by the exons ATGCCAAAGAAGTTCCAGGGTGAGAACTCCAAGGCCGCCACGGCCAGAGCCCGAAAAGCTGAGGCCAAGGCGGTGGCAGACGCCCGCAGGAAGCAGCAAGAAGAAGATGCTCTCTGGCAGGAAACTGATAAACATGTACTcaaaaaagagcaaaggaaG GATGACAAGGAGAAAAAGAGGCTGGAACTCCTtgagaggaaaaaggaaaatcagCGACTTCTCGATGAGGAGAATGCTAGACTGAAAGGCAGGTCCCAGCAGGGCGCTGGATCTGGTGGAAAAATGACTCGTGCACAGATCGAGGAGACGCTTCGCAAtgagcagcagcaacaagagCAGGACCAGCTCAAGCCGAAAG AGAAAAGCCACCTGGAAACTCCATTGGAGGAGAATGTGAACAGAGTTATCCCTGAAGAAGGAACTGTGGAAGCCAGAACAATAGAAGATGCCATCGCTGTTCTCAG CGTGGGGCCCGAGGACCTGGACCGTCACCCGGAGCGCAGGATGAAAGCGGCATTTTCTGCTTACGAGCAAGCAAACATGCCTCGTCTAAAACAGGAGAATCCCAACATGAGATTGTCACAACTGAAACAGCAATTGAAGAAAGAATGGGCAAAAGCACCAGAAAACCCCCTCAACCAGCGCTTTTCCACCTACAACACAAAGTGA
- the cluap1 gene encoding clusterin-associated protein 1 homolog: MSFRDLRNFTEMMRALGYPRLISMENFRTPNFSLVAEILKWLVKRYEPQSDVPTDVDTEADRIFFIKAVAQFMATKAHIKLNTKRLYQADGYAVKEMLKITSVLYSAMKTKQMALGDKVEQDNSKFKFDLGSRISDLKAARQLASEVTSKGASLYDLLGKEVDLREMRSAAIARPLEINETEKALRAAIKEVLKSVDKTKDMLNNVVSDEATLDGKIEKKKQELERNRKRLQTLQSVRPAFMDEYEKIEEDLQKHYETYVEKFRNLSFLESQLNEYHRLEQERFEEAENTLRLMQNKLREEERELMKSSLKDEDSDIDVPEDEGSDSDMEELRPAKPHLTRNGLMTGRGARFIGNMQGGDSDETEDSEIDVDEDDEEDDEGEEEESKDLEDDSLEGPISRGPRPSRGGMRPPLLEESDNDF; the protein is encoded by the exons ATGTCTTTCCGAGATTTAAGAA ATTTCACAGAAATGATGAGGGCCTTAGGCTATCCTCGCTTGATCTCtatggagaacttcaggactcCAAATTTCTCTCTTGTGGCAGAAATCCTGAAATGGCTTGTGAAGAG ATATGAACCTCAGAGTGATGTTCCTACTGATGTGGACACAGAAGCTGACAGAATATTCTTCATCAAGGCTGTGGCTCAGTTCATG GCAACAAAGGCTCACATCAAGCTGAACACTAAGCGTCTCTACCAGGCTGACGGCTATGCAGTGAAAGAGATGCTGAAGATCACCTCAGTGCTGTACAGTGCTATGAAAACCAAGCAGATGGCTCTGGGAGACAAAGTTGAGCAGGACAACAGCAAGTTCAAGTTTGACCTTGGCTCTCGG ATTTCAGATCTTAAAGCAGCTCGGCAGCTGGCGTCCGAGGTCACGTCCAAAGGAGCATCCTTATATGACTTACTGGGGAAGGAGGTGGACTTAAGG GAAATGAGAAGTGCAGCCATTGCCAGACCTCTGGAGATCAATGAGACTGAAAAGGCCCTGAGAGCTGCCATCAAGGAGGTTTTG AAAAGTGTGGATAAGACCAAAGACATGCTGAATAACGTTGTTTCTGATGAGGCCACTCTGGATGGCAAGATAGAAAAGAAGAAGCAGGAGTTGGAGAGGAATCGGAAAAGGCTCCAGACCCTGCAGAGTGTCAG ACCAGCGTTCATGGATGAATACGAGAAGATCGAGGAAGATCTGCAGAAACATTATGAGACCTACGTGGAGAAGTTCAGAAACCTCTCCTTTCTGGAGTCTCAGCTTAATGAGTACCACAGACTGGAACAGGAGAGGTTTGAG GAAGCTGAAAACACTCTGAGGTTAATGCAGAACAAACTGAGAGAAGAGGAAAGGGAGCTGATGAAGAGTTCCT tgaaagacgaGGACTCGGACATTGACGTTCCAGAGGATGAAGGTTCAGACAGTGACATGGAGGAATTGCGTCCCGCTAAGCCACATCTCACACGAAACGGCCTCATGACAG GCAGAGGAGCACGTTTCATCGGGAACATGCAGGGTGGTGACAGTGATGAG ACTGAAGATAGTGAGATTGATGTGGACGAGGATGATGAGGAAGATGACgaaggtgaggaggaggagagcaaGGATTTGGAGGACGACAGCTTGGAGGGCCCCATATCCAGGGGTCCTCGACCCTCAAGAGGGGGTATGAGGCCCCCCCTGCTTGAGGAAAGCGACAATGACTTCTGA
- the slc5a5 gene encoding sodium/iodide cotransporter isoform X1 gives MKGQSASESSRPSFVLADYAVFAAMLLVSMAIGLFHALKKRKREASADDFFTGGRSMPAIPVGLSLCASFMSAVQVLGVPSEGFRYGFKFLYMCLGQSINSLLTAYLFLPVFFRLGITSTNQYLRMRFGRGMQLLGSIQFLVATLLYTGIVIYAPALILNQATGLNIWASLFSTGLICTLYTTLGGIKAVVWTDVFQIIVMLFGFVAIYIQGTVLVGGPAQVLRIANNGSRINFHDFSFDPRHRYTFWSLSVGGALVWLSMYGVNQAQVQRYISCRSERAAQWALFVNQVGLCLIVSSAATCGIVMFAFYNTCDPLKSGRISKPDLLMPYFVLDIFQNYPGFPGLFLACAYSGTLSTASTSINAMAAVTMEDILHPYLLHMTQKKLMLVSRGLSLLYGAGCIMVAALSSLLNWGVLQGSFTVMGVVSGPLLGVFILGIFFPAANKLGAFTGILAGFCVSMWLAVGSTLYPPSEETMGVLPSLAGDCESINTTQSSIPIKDQHSVSTPLRPNNQGGLLNFYSMSYLYFGAMATSSVVLVGVIVSYATGRTKRENIKEGLLWWDLKKKKVEGPSKKREGDKVSEELQCVSLMKMDKQDE, from the exons ATGAAAGGCCAGTCTGCTAGTGAGTCATCCAGACCAAGTTTTGTCCTGGCTGACTATGCAGTCTTTGCAGCCATGTTATTGGTTTCTATGGCAATAGGACTTTTCCATGCCCTGAAGAAAAGGAAGAGGGAAGCATCTGCTGACGACTTCTTCACTGGGGGCCGGAGCATGCCAGCAATTCCTGTTGGCTTGTCTCTCTGTGCCAGCTTCATGTCAGCAGTCCAGGTTCTGGGTGTTCCTTCTGAAGGTTTTCGCTATGGCTTCAAATTCCTCTACATGTGCCTCGGACAAAGCATCAACTCCCTGCTGACAGCTTACCTGTTCCTGCCGGTTTTCTTTCGACTGGGCATCACCAGCACCAATCAG TATCTGAGGATGAGATTTGGCAGAGGGATGCAGCTGCTGGGGAGCATTCAGTTTCTCGTTGCCACG ctgctttaCACAGGGATTGTCATCTACGCACCAGCTTTAATTCTGAATCAAG CTACTGGACTCAACATATGGGCATCCCTGTTTTCTACTGGGCTCATCTGCACCTTGTACACCACACTG GGTGGAATCAAAGCTGTGGTCTGGACTGATGTATTTcagatcattgtcatgttgtTTGGCTTTGTGGCCATTTACATCCAAGGCACAGTTCTGGTTGGTGGTCCGGCACAAGTACTGAGGATTGCAAACAATGGATCACGCATTAATTTTCATga TTTTAGCTTTGATCCACGGCATCGCTACACATTCTGGAGCCTTTCTGTTGGGGGTGCATTGGTTTGGCTGTCCATGTACGGAGTGAACCAAGCACAAGTCCAGCGATACATCTCCTGCCGATCAGAGAGAGCAGCCCAGTG GGCACTGTTTGTGAACCAAGTGGGTCTGTGCCTCATTGTGAGCAGTGCAGCAACCTGCGGCATCGTCATGTTTGCTTTTTACAACACGTGTGATCCACTGAAATCTGGGAGGATTTCTAAACCTGACCTG CTTATGCCGTACTTTGTGCTGGACATATTCCAAAATTACCCGGGCTTCCCAGGTCTTTTCCTCGCCTGTGCATACAGTGGGACCTTGAG TACGGCTTCCACAAGCATCAATGCCATGGCTGCGGTGACGATGGAGGATATCCTGCACCCCTATCTGCTTCACATGACACAGAAGAAACTGATGCTGGTTTCCAGAGGACTGT CACTCCTGTACGGCGCTGGTTGTATCATGGTGGCTGCGCTCTCCTCCCTCCTGAACTGGGGAGTTCTTCAG GGATCATTTACTGTCATGGGTGTGGTCAGCGGCCCATTACTTGGAGTGTTCATTTTGGGAATATTTTTCCCAGCAGCAAACAAGCTG GGGGCATTCACAGGGATATTAGCTGGCTTCTGTGTCTCTATGTGGCTAGCTGTAGGTTCAACTCTGTATCCACCCAGTGAGGAGACCATGGGTGTCCTGCCCAGCTTAGCAGGTGACTGTGAATCCATAAACACCACCCAGAGCAGTATACCTATCAAGGACCAGCACTCTGTCTCCACCCCGCTTCGCCCCAATAACCAGGG GGGCCTGTTAAACTTCTACTCCATGTCCTACCTCTACTTTGGCGCCATGGCAACTAGTTCAGTTGTACTAGTCGGTGTAATTGTGAGCTACGCAACAG GCCGAACAAAGAGGGAGAACATTAAAGAAGGTTTGTTATGGTGGgacctgaaaaagaagaaagtggAGGGTCCATCAAAAAAAAGA gaggGAGACAAAGTGTCAGAAGAACTACAGTGTGTGTCTTTGATGAAGATGGACAAGCAGGACGAATGA